The proteins below are encoded in one region of Podarcis raffonei isolate rPodRaf1 chromosome 8, rPodRaf1.pri, whole genome shotgun sequence:
- the LOC128419954 gene encoding myosin regulatory light chain 2A, cardiac muscle isoform-like translates to MFEQAQIQEFKEAFTIMDQNRDGFIDKADLRDTFAALGRLNVKNEELDDMVKEAPGPINFTVFLTMFGEKLKGADPEETILNAFKVFDPEGKGLKANYIKEMLMTQGERFSKEEIDQMFAAFPPDVTGNLDYKNLVHIITHGEEKD, encoded by the exons ATGTTTGAGCAGGCTCAGATCCAGGAATTCAAGGAG GCTTTCACCATCATGGATCAGAACCGCGATGGGTTCATTGACAAAGCAGACCTGAGAGATACGTTTGCCGCATTAG GACGCTTGAATGTGAAGAATGAAGAACTGGACGACATGGTCAAGGAAGCTCCTGGGCCTATTAATTTCACAGTGTTCCTGACCATGTTTGGGGAAAAACTTAAAG GTGCGGATCCAGAAGAGACTATTCTGAACGCTTTCAAAGTGTTTGATCCAGAAGGCAAAGGCCTGAAGGCGAACTA CATCAAGGAGATGCTGATGACACAAGGAGAACGGTTTTCGAAGGAGGAG ATAGACCAAATGTTTGCAGCCTTCCCTCCTGACGTGACCGGCAACCTGGACTATAAGAACCTCGTCCATATCATCACTCACGGAGAGGAAAAAGATTGA